Proteins from a single region of Kluyveromyces lactis strain NRRL Y-1140 chromosome C complete sequence:
- a CDS encoding MFS transporter (weakly similar to uniprot|Q6B229 Saccharomyces cerevisiae YOL137W) has protein sequence MSDNNGIKRRPSSSEGFRLEIDDNNITNQNKIRKPETVSTTGTDWKLSTIPGSEPNTPGYEISRAPLGSVPLEQRTPDDRMNGEKTQYTNGYGSSSNDNAGSSSAGAEPIGYFDDAFSKRKTQITADPNSKVSVEEHELVFTPNGFDEEVLEVKAREQRYNDEAAAEEYQRLYDASRLNWKDPPMNKFRIIACCIWTFTSGMSDAAPGALLPKMEEFYDISYSIVSMIWMSCAVGYVVIALSTPLIVKVVPKTFLNSLGVAFQIVAYALISSGTVFPVICVAFYFNGMGLALGLTQFNVFLASFTNASTCLALMHGFYGVGALIAPLLAQSMLNVGYKWNQYYFILLGLSIFNFFNIFWSYKNTSKDLAEYEKADLHRMEMEQLQLQNQKGGSYKKTSEFLESIRDYRTWLLCAFVFFYQGGEVSLGGWMVTFLLEERHGNANSTGYIASGYWGGLTLGRFCLTTLLYKKLGGRRSIFLLTLNISVLLLLAWLIPNFYVSAVCTTISGLFIGPIYPLMIALVSHPKILPRKILSQSLLIMTSMGSSGGAVVPLVVGLISDRTGTWVLFPIVLGLFQLMILSWLLLPNVENTAGKSFWRKYVW, from the coding sequence ATGAGTGATAACAACGGTATTAAGAGACGGCCAAGTTCTTCAGAAGGATTCAGACTTGAGATAgatgataataatatcaCAAATCAGAATAAGATCAGAAAACCTGAAACTGTGTCTACGACAGGTACAGATTGGAAACTGAGTACTATCCCGGGATCTGAACCTAATACTCCAGGATATGAAATTTCCAGAGCTCCGTTGGGCTCTGTTCCATTAGAACAACGCACTCCAGATGACCGAATGAACGGTGAGAAGACCCAATACACCAACGGGTATGGAAGTAGTAGTAATGACAATGCAGGCAGTAGCTCTGCTGGTGCAGAACCCATCGGGTATTTCGATGATGCATTTTCTAAGCGTAAGACCCAGATAACAGCCGATCCTAACTCTAAAGtttctgttgaagaacatGAATTGGTTTTCACTCCTAATGGTTTTGACGAAGAAGTCCTTGAAGTCAAAGCTCGTGAGCAACGTTACAATGATGAGGCTGCTGCTGAAGAGTACCAACGGTTGTACGATGCGTCAAGGTTAAATTGGAAGGATCCTCCAATGAATAAATTTAGAATTATTGCTTGTTGTATTTGGACTTTTACTTCAGGAATGTCAGATGCTGCCCCAGGTGCATTGCTTCCCAAAATGGAGGAATTTTATGACATATCTTACTCTATTGTATCTATGATCTGGATGAGTTGTGCTGTTGGATACGTTGTCATCGCTTTATCCACGCCATTAATAGTTAAAGttgttccaaaaacttTCTTAAATTCGCTTGGAGTGGCTTTCCAAATCGTGGCGTATGCTTTGATCTCTTCGGGTACCGTGTTTCCAGTAATTTGTGTTGCATTTTACTTCAACGGTATGGGTTTAGCTCTTGGATTAACTCAATTCAACGTATTTTTGGCCAGTTTCACGAACGCTAGTACATGTTTGGCTTTAATGCATGGATTTTATGGCGTTGGTGCCCTGATTGCACCCTTGCTTGCTCAGTCTATGCTTAACGTGGGATATAAATGGAATCAATACTACTTTATCTTACTAGGGTTATctatcttcaatttcttcaacatctttTGGTCTTACAAGAATACTTCTAAGGACTTGGCTGAATATGAGAAAGCTGACTTGCATAGGATGGAAATGGAACAATTACAGcttcaaaatcagaaagGTGGCAGTTACAAGAAAACTTCGGAATTCTTGGAATCTATCAGAGATTATAGAACTTGGTTACTGTGCGCTTTCGTGTTCTTTTATCAAGGTGGGGAAGTTTCACTTGGTGGCTGGATGGTTACCTTCCTTTTAGAGGAACGTCATGGTAATGCAAACAGCACAGGTTATATAGCATCTGGTTATTGGGGTGGATTAACTCTAGGGAGATTCTGCTTGACCACATTATTATACAAGAAATTAGGTGGTCGTCGTTCCATTTTCCTACTAACGTTAAACATTTCAGTATTGTTGCTTTTGGCGTGGTTAATACCAAACTTCTATGTTTCTGCGGTTTGTACAACAATATCTGGATTGTTTATAGGCCCAATCTATCCCTTAATGATTGCTCTAGTGTCGCATCCCAAGATTCTACCAAGGAAAATATTATCACAGTCGTTATTGATCATGACTTCAATGGGTTCTTCCGGTGGTGCTGTAGTTCCATTAGTAGTTGGGCTTATTTCTGATCGCACAGGTACATGGGTTCTCTTCCCTATTGTTCTTGGGTTGTTTCAACTAATGATTTTGTCGTGGCTGCTACTTCCAAACGTTGAAAACACCGCAGGCAAATCATTCTGGAGAAAATATGTATGGTGA
- the ACK1 gene encoding Ack1p (weakly similar to uniprot|Q07622 Saccharomyces cerevisiae YDL203C Hypothetical ORF), producing MDNNRQRNAYGNYINMYPPGHEPSKNTPYPVDDLPQNHVADTNIPYQMYEKDTRQSSQSTVTTPVSRQPPPAQQVSIPKVDNPPSSAKSERDLSNYSSEAVAFYEAYDRTVKDANKFTKDIQLKWCETLLQYAFKPTFLIRYNINAEKLKRDLTETEMLQNKRTILEHALRVLTKLTQLNYSPAIYLLGTLYSHHPYVDIPRPMDIVSKNDAKALDYYRRAADMGHKDAMYRTSVSYEYGRGVDYTTVSEYEALKISQKYYEMAALTNGHSVSMYKLGMFYLKGLRTKSGEIVIKRDPVQALYWFRMATKEIEIPRDDKAHVELESVSPQAMVELGKIYGFEELDESVRQELLRNGITQDKEKSIKYYYRCAHDFDYSQAQYKLGHFYEFGEMGLPVIPKKSIAWYAKSSMNKTKPNPLAMVALSGWYLTGAEGILKPNDVEAFKWVSRASKLSDGKLPRAEYALAFYLEKGLGCQPNIQEAKVHHETAARLGHPKAIEALRKM from the coding sequence ATGGATAACAACCGACAAAGAAACGCGTATGGCAACTACATAAACATGTACCCGCCAGGTCACGAGCCAAGTAAGAATACACCATATCCGGTTGATGATCTGCCCCAGAATCATGTTGCAGATACGAATATTCCATACCAAATGTATGAGAAAGATACAAGACAAAGCTCCCAGTCAACGGTAACGACGCCAGTATCACGACAACCACCACCGGCGCAGCAAGTCAGCATACCCAAAGTGGATAACCCGCCTAGCAGTGCTAAGAGTGAACGGgatctttcaaattacTCTTCCGAGGCTGTCGCGTTTTATGAAGCATATGACAGAACCGTCAAGGACGCAAACAAGTTTACGAAGGATATCCAGTTGAAATGGTGCGAGACACTGTTGCAATATGCGTTCAAGCCCACTTTCTTAATCAGATACAATATCAATgctgaaaagttgaaacGGGATTTAACTGAGACCGAAATGCTACAGAATAAAAGGACCATTTTAGAGCATGCGTTACGCGTGTTAACGAAACTAACTCAGTTAAACTATTCACCAGCGATCTACCTATTAGGGACACTTTATTCCCACCACCCTTACGTAGATATTCCAAGGCCCATGGATATCGTGTCTAAGAATGATGCAAAAGCTCTAGACTACTATCGCAGAGCAGCCGATATGGGTCATAAGGATGCCATGTATCGGACCAGTGTCAGCTACGAGTACGGACGTGGAGTAGATTACACAACTGTGAGTGAATACGAAGCTTTAAAGATTTCACAGAAGTACTATGAAATGGCAGCTTTGACCAATGGACATTCTGTATCCATGTACAAGCTCGGGATGTTCTATTTGAAAGGACTGAGAACGAAATCTGGTGAAATCGTTATCAAAAGAGACCCTGTACAAGCTTTATACTGGTTTAGAATGGCTACCAAGGAGATCGAAATCCCACGAGACGATAAGGCTCATGTAGAACTGGAATCAGTATCGCCACAAGCGATGGTTGAGTTGGGTAAGATTTACGGATTTGAAGAGTTAGACGAATCCGTTAGACAAGAGCTTCTGAGAAACGGAATCACTCAAGATAAGGAAAAATCGATCAAATACTATTATAGATGCGCCCATGACTTCGATTATTCTCAAGCCCAATACAAATTGGGTCATTTTTATGAATTTGGGGAGATGGGACTACCTGTAATACCCAAGAAGTCCATTGCATGGTACGCAAAGAGTTCCATGAACAAGACCAAACCAAACCCGTTAGCCATGGTAGCACTTAGTGGCTGGTACCTTACCGGTGCTGAGGGGATATTGAAACCGAACGACGTAGAGGCCTTCAAGTGGGTGTCACGTGCTTCGAAATTATCTGACGGGAAATTACCAAGAGCAGAGTATGCATTAGCATTTTACTTGGAGAAAGGCCTTGGATGTCAGCCAAACATACAAGAGGCCAAGGTACACCACGAAACTGCTGCTCGTCTTGGCCATCCGAAAGCCATCGAGGCCTTGAGGAAAATGTGA
- a CDS encoding uncharacterized protein (some similarities with uniprot|Q2V2P7 Saccharomyces cerevisiae YDR461C-A): MSQDDQKQYPDEKKSSLPEDPPTYTDVLKEDKALREEQAENCNQVGHMSTNHIPEAIVATPVRREQVIITPAQKKVYSYSANVDDI, encoded by the coding sequence ATGTCTCAAGACGATCAGAAGCAATATCCTgatgagaagaaaagtTCCTTGCCAGAGGATCCTCCAACGTATACAGATGTTCTTAAGGAAGACAAGGCACTACGAGAGGAGCAAGCAGAAAATTGCAATCAAGTGGGTCATATGAGCACCAACCACATACCAGAGGCAATCGTGGCTACCCCGGTACGCAGAGAACAAGTTATAATAACGCCGGCTCAAAAAAAGGTATATAGTTACAGTGCTAATGTAGATGATATTTAA
- a CDS encoding DODA-type extradiol aromatic ring-opening family dioxygenase (conserved hypothetical protein), giving the protein MSWFNNIFRQSIKPVAMSLSPSTVGAATPVFFLSHGGPTFMYSEKDKDIFGGDFGAFQTVANVGQTIIQDIKPKFIVYVSAHWQSKADNLIEVAVPKSLQQGLQNELIYDFYGFPEYMYHETFRSENDLSLAKEIVNTINHSETGLRAKLTERGIDHGVWVPLKVAFPNDELVQHNIPLVQVSLTRNDLDFDSQYKLGQILSEYRSKGGIVLTSGMSVHNLRDMGSAGSKHYSEEFTSVLNDILLTKQHNKLDKFKAFFTDGKSKELLFKAHPTLDHFVPIIVALGAAEPTEDDLNVKELYNKCQGSLGWGIYQFGDLL; this is encoded by the coding sequence ATGAGTTGGTTCAATAATATATTCAGACAAAGTATAAAACCTGTAGCAATGTCATTATCACCAAGCACTGTTGGAGCCGCAACTCCCgtatttttcctttccCATGGTGGTCCGACGTTCATGTATTCCGAAAAGGATAAGGACATCTTTGGGGGAGATTTTGGCGCTTTCCAAACTGTCGCAAATGTTGGCCAAACAATTATTCAGGATATCAAACCCAAATTTATTGTATACGTGAGTGCTCATTGGCAATCCAAAGCTGACAATCTAATTGAAGTTGCTGTCCCGAAAAGTTTACAACAAGGTTTACAAAACGAGTTGATTTATGATTTCTACGGATTCCCTGAGTACATGTACCACGAAACCTTCCGCTCAGAGAATGATTTGTCACTTGCTAAGGAGATAGTCAATACTATCAATCATTCAGAAACAGGTTTAAGGGCCAAATTGACGGAACGTGGCATTGATCATGGGGTGTGGGTCCCATTGAAAGTGGCATTTCCTAATGATGAGCTAGTGCAACATAATATTCCATTGGTGCAAGTTTCATTGACCCGTAACGATCTCGATTTTGATAGTCAATACAAATTGGgtcaaattctttcagaaTATCGTTCTAAGGGTGGTATAGTTTTAACAAGTGGAATGAGTGTCCATAATTTACGTGATATGGGATCTGCTGGTAGCAAACATTACAGTGAAGAATTTACGTCAGTTCTCAACGATATCCTATTAACGAAGCAGCATAATAAACTGGATAAATTCAAGGCGTTTTTTACTGATGGTAAGAGTAAGGAGCTATTGTTTAAAGCTCATCCAACTTTGGATCATTTCGTGCCTATAATTGTAGCACTTGGCGCTGCGGAACCTACAGAAGACGATTTAAATGTTAAAGAATTGTACAACAAATGCCAAGGGAGCCTTGGATGGGGCATATACCAATTTGGTGATCTGTTATGA
- the IVY1 gene encoding Ivy1p (some similarities with uniprot|Q04934 Saccharomyces cerevisiae YDR229W IVY1 Phospholipid-binding protein that interacts with both Ypt7p and Vps33p may partially counteract the action of Vps33p and vice versa localizes to the rim of the vacuole as cells approach stationary phase) yields the protein MEVSPERYAPHLSEFYSMMNGKSNNNSNDSTKDKTNTGSLSPSPASPETGNMRRPSSIRSGLSTCSITDLRALVSKEDIKKTESGVKSLADKISKYSQKLNELAQFSTDIAFELEDMARLKGCSDLTADKFVNASGLFHLVSNHDRIISNCCEEVVTKGLNAKVEVLETDFKKEEVEFKKLFKEQSIKLKLQERYNMNLAKRKIRNLISYRDNLSLLQQQLDQLEMLKHDYYQKSYEMVESTCQAVLRDIATLARAQIEISENIARKGWSGGGLDNLIIDADDPFNTGNEEENDDNELSQLSGASSPGYSRSSTLTPKKNSSHSSDASLLNGSRRLQSPAKVMVTTDENKDKDDNSAHEHNNSNSPSFHSENQTESGTDNSEDAENDDGDDNFDNSFSLPLTSASNNKEVNNSDSKDIVLGTDDVMKSTSELNIDDQSSIISPSL from the coding sequence ATGGAAGTGTCGCCAGAGAGGTATGCTCCACACCTCTCTGAGTTTTATTCAATGATGAATGGAAAATCTAATAACAATTCAAACGATAGCACTAAAGACAAAACCAATACTGGCTCTCTTTCTCCATCGCCAGCGTCGCCCGAAACTGGAAACATGAGAAGACCGTCCTCCATCAGGTCTGGTCTAAGTACCTGTAGTATTACTGATCTTCGAGCATTGGTTAGTAAGGAAGATATTAAGAAAACTGAGAGCGGTGTAAAAAGTTTAGCGGAtaaaatttcaaagtattCTCAGAAGTTGAACGAGTTAGCTCAGTTCTCAACAGATATAGCGtttgaattggaagataTGGCACGCTTAAAAGGGTGCAGTGACCTTACAGCAGACAAATTTGTCAATGCTAGTGGTTTGTTCCATCTTGTGTCAAACCATGATAGAATCATCTCCAATTGTTGCGAGGAAGTGGTGACGAAAGGTTTGAATGCGAAAGTTGAAGTGTTAGAGACCgatttcaagaaggaagaagtagaattcaagaaactgTTCAAGGAACAAAGTATTAAATTGAAGTTGCAAGAAAGGTATAATATGAATTTAgcgaaaaggaaaatacGTAATTTGATTTCGTATCGTGATAACTTGTCCCTATTACAACAGCAGTTGGATCAATTGGAAATGCTTAAACACGATTATTATCAAAAGTCATACGAAATGGTAGAATCAACTTGTCAGGCAGTTCTCAGAGATATAGCTACATTGGCAAGAGCACAGATTGAGATAAGTGAAAATATTGCAAGAAAAGGTTGGTCCGGTGGAGGATTAGATAACTTGATAATAGACGCTGATGATCCTTTCAATACCggtaatgaagaagaaaacgatgACAACGAACTTTCCCAACTATCTGGCGCATCTTCGCCAGGTTATTCACGGTCGAGTACTCTCACTCCTAAGAAAAATAGTTCACACTCATCTGATGCGTCTCTACTAAACGGATCTAGGCGATTGCAATCACCAGCGAAAGTGATGGTAACGacagatgaaaataaagataaagatgataacTCCGCTCATGAACATAACAACAGCAACTCCCCTAGTTTCCACTCCGAAAATCAGACAGAATCTGGGACTGATAACTCTGAAGATGCAGAAAATGACGACGGGGATGATAATTTCGATAACTCATTTTCTTTACCATTAACTAGTGCTTCGAATAACAAAGAAGTAAATAACTCGGATTCTAAGGATATTGTACTAGGGACTGATGATGTTATGAAATCTACCAGTGAACTGAATATTGACGATCAATCAAGTATTATTTCTCCCAGTTTGTGA
- the LFT1 gene encoding Lft1p (similar to uniprot|Q03703 Saccharomyces cerevisiae YML037C Hypothetical ORF) produces the protein MELPDEENVWDSVFEERQLSEVVRDQGPNDLERPAAHKEPIATEQPLGNKLENQKDDDDDEYIRKVRTAVEQFEKAGFFEDLDDTKKGSKTKAMVYKLADEVIARHKDKLLRIRDPNYDKWSEPLKTPMIDKYHEIKEEWRREETNHGSSSLNNSSMTTQNVTFAWSSNAHRPELTAPKKPLEPHSNKKSTNEILRSKAMKSAHELRSKQILLNKLRDKNDRNNLPSQDGDDVKPKFKMDPLEPFVAKALPREKKKRPKEKRKSKFWFWGSLTHHTDEGNHRDKARSPELEDYKIGVVSPNSRSPTLSIPFSDPDNTQTITNNAVSDNINHHLSLIDLDDDEEHLKCSTPPLIL, from the coding sequence ATGGAGCTTCCAGACGAGGAAAACGTTTGGGATAGTGTTTTTGAGGAAAGGCAGTTGAGCGAAGTAGTACGGGATCAAGGACCAAATGATCTCGAACGACCAGCAGCGCATAAAGAACCAATTGCTACCGAACAACCACTGGGGAATAAGCTTGAGAATCagaaagatgatgatgatgacgaatATATTAGAAAAGTTCGTACAGCTGTAGAACAATTCGAAAAGGCAGGCTTCTTCGAGGATTTAGACGATACTAAAAAGggttcaaaaacaaaagcCATGGTATATAAGCTAGCAGACGAGGTGATAGCCCGACATAAAGACAAACTCTTACGCATAAGAGACCCAAATTATGATAAGTGGTCTGAACCATTAAAAACCCCCATGATAGATAAATATcatgaaatcaaagaagaatggaGACGTGAGGAAACGAACCACGGTTCCAGTAGTTTAAACAACAGTTCAATGACTACACAGAATGTTACATTTGCATGGAGTTCAAATGCTCATCGACCGGAGCTGACCGCACCAAAGAAGCCTTTGGAACCGCATTCCAATAAGAAATCAACAAATGAAATACTACGGAGTAAAGCAATGAAAAGCGCTCATGAATTAAGAAGTAAGCAAATTCTGCTCAATAAACTGCGGGATAAAAATGATAGAAACAATCTGCCTTCACAGGATGGTGATGATGTCAAGCCGAAATTTAAAATGGATCCCTTGGAACCATTTGTCGCCAAAGCTTTACCGAgagagaagaagaagcgaccaaaggagaaaaggaagagcaaattttggttttggGGATCCCTTACCCATCATACTGACGAAGGAAACCACAGAGACAAAGCTAGGTCGCCAGAGCTTGAAGATTATAAAATTGGTGTTGTATCACCGAATTCGCGGTCCCCCACGTTATCGATTCCTTTCTCTGATCCCGATAACACTCAGACTATTACCAATAACGCAGTATCGGACAACATTAACCATCACCTGTCGCTAATAGACCTCGACGATGACGAGGAACACTTAAAGTGTTCAACGCCACCGTTAATACTGTGA
- the CGI121 gene encoding Cgi121p (similar to uniprot|Q03705 Saccharomyces cerevisiae YML036W Hypothetical ORF) yields the protein MAGIVLKYKIPQFQEYTIHVQKYNNVTNSSELRSKLAELPFAYIDSKTVISVEQLSSAIYKAILETEYNRMRTRTIHSECILSLSPSSNIGDALNRFGIKEGTTDIIVIKIIEDSNEEPYDGNASVDGDLVPVSDDEFSTSADKEIIKTVCIPCDKL from the coding sequence ATGGCTGGAATAGTTTTGAAGTACAAGATTCCTCAGTTTCAGGAGTATACTATTCATGTTCAGAAGTATAACAATGTTACCAATTCTTCTGAGCTACGATCCAAATTGGCTGAATTACCTTTTGCATACATCGACTCCAAAACTGTGATATCCGTTGAACAATTGTCGAGTGCCATCTATAAGGCTATTTTGGAAACAGAGTACAATAGAATGCGGACAAGAACTATCCATTCTGAATGCATTTTATCACTATCTCCTAGTTCGAACATTGGCGATGCATTGAACAGATTTGGTATAAAGGAAGGAACAACTGATATAATTGTGatcaaaatcattgaagacAGTAATGAAGAACCCTATGATGGCAATGCTTCCGTTGATGGGGACCTAGTTCCAGTCTCGGATGATGAGTTTTCTACATCTGCCgataaagaaattatcaaaacGGTATGTATTCCTTGTGATAAGTTATGA
- the COX20 gene encoding Cox20p (similar to uniprot|Q04935 Saccharomyces cerevisiae YDR231C COX20 Mitochondrial inner membrane protein required for proteolytic processing of Cox2p and its assembly into cytochrome c oxidase), with protein sequence MVWPFSKSKTQEASTEVERSISEEQQLTNYAKGQKFLFEDTKPKFNNESSSMAAREQERASLKEAWNTIDVKDFSVEKVLSIPCFRDAGIGGFTSMFVVGSVMFLYHKNPARAANWGVGGFILGSIVGWEQCRMRRRRSFQVAAMAKQTVAAKEKPMLKQVKNIDTVKKEWEEGSRNSKPWYKFW encoded by the coding sequence ATGGTGTGGCCATTTTCTAAGAGTAAAACGCAAGAAGCAAGTACCGAGGTGGAAAGGAGTATATCAGAGGAACAGCAATTAACGAATTATGCTAAAGGACAGAAGTTTCTATTTGAGGATACAAAACCCAAATTCAATAATGAGTCCAGTAGTATGGCTGCTCGAGAGCAGGAACGTGCGTCTTTGAAAGAGGCATGGAATACGATAGACGTGAAAGATTTCAGTGTCGAAAAGGTACTGTCAATTCCATGTTTCAGAGACGCAGGGATCGGAGGGTTTACATCGATGTTTGTTGTCGGATCAGTGATGTTCTTGTACCATAAGAATCCTGCTCGTGCGGCAAATTGGGGTGTAGGAGGTTTCATACTTGGATCCATTGTAGGATGGGAGCAATGTCGCATGCGTCGTAGACGAAGCTTCCAAGTGGCAGCAATGGCCAAACAGACTGTTGCAGCAAAGGAGAAACCAATGCTGAAACAGGTTAAGAATATAGATACAGTCAAGAAGGAATGGGAAGAGGGCTCTAGAAACAGTAAACCTTGGTACAAATTTTGGTAG
- the MRPL28 gene encoding mitochondrial 54S ribosomal protein mL40 (similar to uniprot|P36527 Saccharomyces cerevisiae YDR462W MRPL28 Mitochondrial ribosomal protein of the large subunit) — MLASAASRKNALKVVQPSLNFVRGKRTKSKGGLNPQAQRIITQLSVMSASRKQPKLLKLSREDLIKHDMIQACWAQYQRELREKRTNLLKLQYENIEEAMNLLEQVDPELYEMANAEESGKRVPLELRVPTQYPPNNVWYYDYKKKD; from the coding sequence ATGCTAGCGAGTGCAGCATCTCGTAAGAATGCCTTGAAGGTAGTGCAACCCTCTTTGAACTTTGTTCGTGGGAAAAGAACTAAATCGAAAGGTGGATTAAATCCTCAAGCGCAAAGAATCATTACACAACTCTCTGTTATGTCTGCTAGCAGGAAACAGCCAAAACTTTTAAAACTTTCCCGtgaagatttgatcaaaCATGATATGATTCAAGCTTGTTGGGCGCAATATCAAAGGGAACTGAGGGAAAAGAGAACAAATCTCTTGAAACTACAGTACGAGAATATAGAAGAAGCTATGAACTTATTAGAACAGGTAGATCCCGAACTATATGAAATGGCTAACGCTGAAGAATCAGGTAAGAGGGTCCCATTGGAACTAAGGGTACCTACTCAATACCCACCGAACAATGTGTGGTATTATGATTACAAGAAAAAGGATTGA